From Solanum stenotomum isolate F172 chromosome 2, ASM1918654v1, whole genome shotgun sequence:
ggccaagggttcgcttggggtcagAAATGGTCTCTGGGTGCGGGTCCCgcccggggtgtaggctcggggcgtgacagcttcctatatcacggcaaggtataggacggtccttgggcaacgtgaggtaaaacgttgtatcaccactagagctcatagtggtgattgtcggttaaagaatctcccacaaaagttatattacttttatataagtaaagttgagtttgttatcgttttatccttaacgaactaagttgtttacactagttttacaagctttatatattgcatgtgccttattgctttatatattgagttcagttattcatgagttgaacagaaccagggtaagagttcctttgtactccttccaagcttaagttgtggtttaactttccagctcgcatactcgtacattcaatgtactgatgccagttggcctgcatcttattataatgcagacacaggtacccagggccaGCATCCGGTTCGCCATTGATCCAGCTGAGTACTTCAGAgttagtggtgagcctctttgcattccagaggactcggttattttgttctcttaagttttgttttattaggatattgtggggtctgtcccaacatccatctcagtattttagaggcttcataaacagtcagtcagttagtttggagtctctcatctatgtatatatgtaaatattctattttgagacttgagttgccttttttgccagattttatcagttaggttgttttataaccttgtattgcattgagttttccgttgagttaagaaagccaggccaagggttcgcttgggggtcagcaatggtcttcgagtgccaaccacgtccagggtgtaggctcgaggcgtgacagaTACTTCAAAAATGATTATCAAAAGAGAAATCAATTCACCCCTCTCTACCATTCTGCCTAATATCCATGCATCAACAGCAAAAGAAATTCTCACAAGAGTTATTTGGAAATTATGCAAGATAACCAGCACTTCAGCTTTGAAATATCATAAAACAACCTGAGGAATTATATGCTGCATTGCCCACTCTGGACCAAATTCTTCCGCGAGGCGCTTTAAGTTATTAGCTGCAGCGTCTCTGATTGAATAAACCTGAACCACATATGCAAATCAGTAAGAGAGAACCGAATGCTTGATGCAAGCAATTCTCTTTGACAGGCATCAACAATGGCAGAGAAGAGAAGAAGTCACAAAGGCTTCATTTCTTTGCATTTAATGGAGGTCTTAATCATTTAGATCTGAGtcattaagtttgtttttaatgTTTGAATTCTAATCATTTAGAAAGTTTCTTTAACAACCACTTAATGAGTCTGGATAGATCTGAATGATAAAATTTGTAACAAAGTCTTAATATCATTAagatttttattcaaaaatttctACAAGATGGCAATCACCAATTCCGTTTATTCACTTCTATTGTTGTCGCCCACCATTATCAACGGTCGTCATTGCCACCCACCATTATCAACTACCACCACCCACTACCCACACCGTCAGACAACTACCATCGTTGTCAATCACTACAATCAGTTGTCACCACCATTAGCCACCATTTACAATCATCACCATCAATCACTACCGACAATTACCACTCATAAGCCACACTATATATCTCCGACCACCATCATCATTTACCACCACCATTAATATCTTTATCATCCACCTCCACCATCAACCACCATCATCACTAGCTACTACACAAAATACCACCATTAGCCAACACAATCCCCAATCAACACCCAAAAACACCATCGCTAGCCATCACCATCAACAACcatcatataattttaaaaaatattttatttatctaatatTAGATTGATTtagttttttattaaatttatatttataatttttaaataaagacaattaatatattcaaatgttttaaaaaaataaatagtcctaattatttagtattcatatattaatgcaacatttttatatttacatGTGTATTCATATTGAAACATCTAAATCTTAATgtacatcttaatattcagattTAGACAAGTCTTATTCGTCttagtaaaagaaaatgaggCCTAAGACAGAAATTACAGCTAGTTTGATCCAAAAGAAGAAATGCCTCCTCCTTGCCACTCACTGACAATGAAAGAGATGCACTCACTTTACAAAATCAAAGTATCTAtgcttctcattttcttgattacATATCTAATGTTTGTGTTATAAATCAAAAAGAAAGGTTCCATATCTAGTCACTAGCTTATCACATACCAACCTCGTCCTGTAACCACTGCATGCAAAGGGTGCCAAGCTTATCATCGAAAAATCCTACACCCAACTGACTGGCCAGCAGAGGTACGTATTCTATTATAGCCAGACGAACTCGCCAATGCCTATCCTTTGCCAGCTCAACAATAGCTGGCAACAGAGATTTGGATAATAAATCAATTCCAATGACCTGTAAAATTGGAAGCAACTTAGATTTAGTCCTGAAGAAGCTGCAAAAGAATTGCAAAGAACCAATAGATAGAATGAATAAGCATAAAGAGAACCACGATTAATGAAGTTAGCCTTACTTcaaaaaaaacattaagaaaACCATGATATGTCATGCAAGTAGAAGTAGAATGGTaaggcaaaaagaaaaaaataaaaattgatataaaaacATCTGAACAAGACAAGCAATCAGAAAACAAATCTGGCAAAGAGAACTTGCTATTCATTCAAGTTTCCCAAGCACACATTACTTTGTACCAGCTAATTTAATAGCAAGTCCTGTACGACTGCAAAACATTCATATCCATTAGTGCTAGCAAACTGAGCCCATATTTTATCAATCCGCCAATATTTTAACAGTTGGGAATGATATATTGAACAGGTCCCATATTTGACGAGTaaaaatgggtaaaatatggaaATTGAGGGAACATCTAGTAATTGAACAtgttttctcttaaatatttaCTCCGTTCCTAAACTTTTTGTGTTTTCTCCTTTACGTTAGGAGGTGCGATGAATATAGTGTTTCGTTGAATTCTTAAATCAATGCTTTTCTAGTTATTAATTTCCAATCTTTGCATAGTTAAAGCAGTTTTAATAGGGTATAGCcttgttttttaaatttaaaaataaagaattctttttaaaaactaGTACTTCAAAGTGCATAGCATCCGCCAcagaaaataatttatgacGGAGTTAATTCTTAATCACTAACAGTAACCAACTCAACATGCGCTACAATAGGATAACTAGACTTTGCAGATATTGCATCATAAGTGTATACAACTTAAATCCTTAATAATTTAAGCATACTACAGTACGAGTTGAAAAGAACTTTTTGTTTAAGATGATTTTGGCAAATTTTGACACAGTATCATTCAATTCCTTATACTTGTCTTATGAACATGTAATATTCTCCACAGGTCCAATTTACGTGTTTTGCTTTGTTTAGATATACAGTTAATTTTTGAGAACTTGAACTTTCTTTAGTCCCAACTTTTGTTCACCGTGAAATAGTGACAATGTATGCAAAGGGTTTATGTTATTTGCAGATGACGTAGTTTTGATTGACGAGACTCGCAACGGAGTTAACGCTAAGTTGGAGGTTTAGAGACGGACCCTGGAGTCTAAAGGATTCAGGTTGAGCAGAATCAAAACTGAATACTTGGAATGCAAGTTCAGTGATGTGAGACATGAGCTTAATGTGGAAGTGAGACTTGATACATAGGTCATATGTCATCCAAAAGAGAGGTAGtttcaagtatcttgggtctATTATCTAGGAAAATGGAGAGAATGAGGAGGATGCCACTCACCGTATTGGTGCAATGTgaatgaaatggaggcttgcatCCGAAGTTTTGAGTGATAAGAAGGTGTCAACTGGCAAGCTCTATAGAATGGTAGTTAGACCAGATATGTTGTATGACGGAGTGTTGGCCAATCAAGAACTATCACATTCATAAGATAAAAGTGGCAGAGATAAGGATATTGTGATGGATGTGTGGGTATACTAGGAGAGATAGGATTAAAAATGAGACAAAGATTGGAGTGACTTTGGGGGAAGACAAGATGTGGGAAGCGAGTTTGAGATGGTTCACGCATGTGATGAGGAGATATATGTATGTCCTAGTGCAGAAGTGTGAGAGGTTGGTTATGGATGGATTCATGAGAGTTAGAAGTAGACCAAAAAAGTATTGGAAAggggtgattagacaggacataGTGCAGTCGTAGCTTAtcgaggacatgaccttagataagaAGATGTGGAGGACACGAATTAggatagaaggttagtaggtaggaGTGCGTCCATACTAGTAGGTAAGAGTGTTTTTCTTGTTGCCCTTACTAATAATCGTAGGACTACTCTTGTAGTTTCTTGTTCTTCAATGTTTGTtcctatttattattttgtgtaGTTCGTTGTAGTATTACTTTGTTGTATATCGTTCTGTAACTATCTATTGTCTCTTGTACTTCCATTATGTCTTTTTCTAGACTGGTTTTGTCTTGAACCGGAGGTCTATTAAAAACAGTGTCTACTTCACTAGATCCTAATGTGTAGGACTACACTAGTAtgttgttgtggttgttgttgaAATAGTGACAATATTATTGAAAATGCAGAAAATTAATTGGCTAACACTGATACAAAGTTCGGTAAAAAGCGCATAATTTGGCTAATATTGACTTCTCAGATTGTTTGAGATACAAAGGCTAgcaaggcttcatagatagaaacTATTCTAGTGAGAATATCATATTGTAGCCTGAAAATTCACACTGGTACTAAAGTCTCTACATATTTAGAttgtgaaaaaattaaagaattaagaaaataagCATGGCAAAGAAATCAATATTCTCGATCAAGAAGAGACTCTAGGAGAAGTCTATTCTCAGACAGGAGAATGATGAAAACTATAAAGTTGAGCACCATTTACTCGTGGAAATGGGTAAATATGGGTCAACTGTTTTTTACCCAACCCGTTTGTCCGCCAACCCACTTTTACCCTTATGAAATATGTGCGGGttgaattattacccattttatgTTGACCCGTTTTCAACCCACCCAAATTTGGCCCAACTCGCCCATTTGTCACCACTAATCTCCACCATAGACTCATGAAATGAATATCCTGAAAACAAAATTCATCTATAGATCCTGAACCAGTCTGGTCTTCCCCAACTCGTCTCGGTAATAGAGATAAGAATGCATCTTGATATCTATATCCTAGAACTGAAAGATGATCAAGAAAATTTTATAGGAACAAGAAGGCAAAGTGGCATCCCACTATACTAAGTTGACTACACGACTTCATTGATCTTCAATTTCCTTCTTCCTCTGGGAGCTTATCAGTCACAAAGAAACACTCATAACGAACAGAAAGCATGAACCAAAAGGAGCTAGAAAGAACAGGGCTTGAAAATACAACCAACCTGATTGACTTGATCAAGTTTGCTAATGATGTTGAGGCGCACATCAGGAAACTCATCCTTCAGAAGGGAAAGAAAAATTGGAAGAAGATGTTCAATGGTTGCATCCTGcatgaaatataaaatgaattcGATAATTTCATTGTCAAAGATCAAAAGAAGGTACACAAACTAGGGAAGAAACCAAACACAAAAATCTCTTAGACCGC
This genomic window contains:
- the LOC125856444 gene encoding serine/threonine-protein phosphatase 2A 65 kDa regulatory subunit A beta isoform-like, translated to MGMAPVLGKDATIEHLLPIFLSLLKDEFPDVRLNIISKLDQVNQVIGIDLLSKSLLPAIVELAKDRHWRVRLAIIEYVPLLASQLGVGFFDDKLGTLCMQWLQDEVYSIRDAAANNLKRLAEEFGPEWAMQHIIPQVLDVINNSHYLYRMTILRAISLLAPVMGSEITCSKLLPVVITAAKDRVPNVKFNVAKVLQSLIPVVDQSVAEKTIRSSLVELAEDPDVDVRFYASQALQSIDDVMMSS